A genomic segment from Leptolyngbya boryana PCC 6306 encodes:
- the rlmN gene encoding 23S rRNA (adenine(2503)-C(2))-methyltransferase RlmN: MKALIGASLPELTEWVKTQEQPAYRGQQLHQWIYQRGIRSLAEISVFPKQWRSQVADWSIGRSEIHHQATALDGTVKFLLRLSDGQIVETVGIPSEQRLTVCVSSQVGCPMACDFCATGKGGFKRNLERHEIVDQVLTVQEVFQQRVSNIVFMGMGEPLLNAENVLEAVRSINEDIGIGRRYITISTVGIPGRIRKLADHHLQATLAVSLHASNQQVRERLIPSARQYPLEALLEECREYVRLTGRRVTFEYILLAGVNDCAEHAIELAEHLRGFQSHVNLIPYNPISEADYQRPDQRRIDGFVKALKDRRIAVSVRRTRGLEADAACGQLRASFAGS; this comes from the coding sequence ATGAAAGCCTTAATTGGAGCGTCTTTACCAGAGTTAACGGAATGGGTCAAAACGCAAGAGCAACCCGCATACCGGGGACAACAATTACATCAGTGGATCTATCAGCGGGGCATCCGCTCTTTAGCTGAAATTTCTGTGTTTCCGAAGCAATGGCGATCGCAAGTGGCGGATTGGTCAATTGGGCGATCGGAAATTCATCACCAAGCGACCGCTTTAGATGGCACGGTGAAATTCTTGTTGCGATTAAGCGACGGTCAAATTGTTGAAACCGTTGGAATTCCGAGTGAGCAGCGGTTAACGGTTTGCGTCTCTTCGCAAGTCGGTTGTCCGATGGCTTGTGATTTTTGTGCGACGGGTAAAGGCGGATTTAAGCGCAATCTGGAACGCCATGAAATTGTGGATCAAGTGTTAACAGTGCAAGAAGTTTTTCAGCAACGGGTTAGCAATATCGTGTTTATGGGCATGGGCGAACCCCTGCTGAACGCGGAAAATGTTCTAGAGGCAGTGCGATCGATTAATGAAGATATTGGCATTGGTCGGCGCTATATCACTATTTCTACGGTCGGGATTCCTGGGAGAATCCGCAAACTTGCGGATCACCACTTGCAGGCGACGCTGGCGGTAAGTTTACATGCGTCGAATCAGCAGGTGAGAGAGCGATTAATTCCGAGTGCACGTCAATATCCGTTAGAAGCACTTTTAGAGGAATGTCGCGAGTATGTGCGTCTGACAGGACGGCGAGTGACGTTTGAGTATATTTTGTTGGCTGGAGTCAATGATTGTGCTGAACATGCGATCGAGCTTGCGGAGCATTTGCGGGGATTCCAGAGCCATGTGAATCTGATTCCGTACAATCCGATTAGCGAAGCGGATTATCAACGACCAGATCAGCGTCGGATTGATGGGTTTGTGAAGGCGTTGAAAGATCGGAGAATCGCGGTGAGTGTGCGGCGGACGCGCGGATTGGAAGCGGATGCGGCTTGCGGGCAGTTACGCGCATCGTTTGCTGGAAGTTGA
- a CDS encoding DUF4230 domain-containing protein gives MRRKNRQKREGSSVFKNLSLMLAGSGLLLGVVLLVGFARSGNQFFDHLRSLIASNSPEPKVETRSVVIQQVRQASELTTAVFTMEAVVPTQQDAAIAGVVIGTTKLLYIARGEVRAGVDLSTLKPDNVQIVGDTIRLQLPAPKILDKKIDVTRSSVYDYNRGPLGLGPDVAPNLQKLAQDEALKKIQLAACSDGILDKANDRAKLVVTSLIRVSGIKDVIVEPQPGNPQQCLAS, from the coding sequence ATGCGAAGAAAAAACCGCCAAAAACGAGAAGGCAGCAGCGTGTTTAAAAACTTAAGTTTAATGTTGGCGGGGAGTGGATTGCTACTCGGGGTAGTTCTGCTGGTTGGGTTTGCACGATCAGGCAATCAGTTCTTTGATCACTTGCGATCGCTCATTGCCTCAAACTCACCGGAACCGAAGGTCGAAACGCGCTCGGTTGTGATTCAACAAGTTCGCCAAGCCAGCGAACTGACCACAGCGGTTTTTACAATGGAAGCGGTCGTTCCCACTCAGCAAGATGCCGCGATCGCAGGGGTCGTCATTGGGACAACCAAGCTTTTATATATTGCGCGCGGAGAAGTGCGAGCAGGAGTCGATCTCAGCACGCTGAAGCCTGACAATGTGCAGATTGTCGGGGATACAATCCGATTGCAACTGCCCGCACCAAAAATTTTAGACAAGAAAATCGATGTGACGCGTTCGAGTGTCTACGACTACAATCGCGGCCCGCTTGGGTTAGGCCCTGATGTTGCACCAAATTTACAGAAACTCGCTCAAGACGAAGCTTTAAAGAAAATCCAACTTGCTGCTTGTTCAGATGGCATTTTAGACAAGGCAAACGATCGAGCAAAACTAGTCGTTACGTCTTTAATTCGGGTGTCTGGTATCAAAGACGTAATTGTCGAACCGCAACCCGGAAACCCTCAACAGTGTCTTGCCTCTTAA
- the clpS gene encoding ATP-dependent Clp protease adapter ClpS encodes MKRVSISAISMAGSVTTPEKTSQTTRQTYPNYKVIVLDDDFNTFEHVARCLMQYIPKMTADLAWKLTNQVHFEGQAIVWTGPLEQAELYHMQLGMEGLTMAPLEQA; translated from the coding sequence ATGAAGCGCGTTTCTATCAGTGCTATTTCAATGGCTGGAAGTGTGACCACTCCTGAGAAAACAAGTCAGACAACCCGCCAAACCTACCCGAATTACAAAGTCATTGTGCTTGATGACGATTTCAATACGTTTGAGCATGTTGCCCGGTGTCTGATGCAGTACATTCCGAAGATGACGGCTGATCTGGCTTGGAAATTGACGAATCAGGTGCATTTTGAGGGACAGGCGATCGTTTGGACGGGACCGCTAGAGCAGGCGGAGCTTTATCACATGCAGCTTGGCATGGAGGGCTTAACGATGGCTCCCTTGGAGCAAGCATGA